The proteins below come from a single Metarhizium brunneum chromosome 1, complete sequence genomic window:
- the Mef2d gene encoding Myocyte-specific enhancer factor 2D, whose product MGRRKIEIKAIKDDRNRSVTFLKRKGGLFKKAHELSVLCSVDVAVFIFGNNKKLYEYSSSDMHQLIAKYQFHGVPNEHKGPSDFNGGDDDDDDDGDGTPPRGHEGSEHQMMPPQFHGHGHSQPPFAHIRHHTPSASPPVPNGGPFQAHPGHPGPRGSTPQPPMGSRPGSRNDMRRMAPNSMVPQPHGAHPGIAYMPTPPIYQGPNQPGMMGPQPAGQYPYAPQHQHHPHHHHQQQQQQQQQQQQHQSYVDDRRPSAPPAYAPQPPPHAIPVASRPEPSPPHTASQQQPLAPQHPVPHISPPPQPDRRPQDPPPPPRVEPKTELLDRQPLGLNTDIAIKKLPQRKSHSIFTPIEENRSILSQHLASFASESQGIKTESNRSQSVDASSRGGPSASPQLKRSSTQNSLDKARAASVSSGPESAFTPPSRSNSLKIGGPGGGSRPRGPRLTVQIPDGASEPGSAGGESNSPHNSTITPTQAPRHNSVVLPPPSPSASALLSAGATGPPNPFARPPPQQNVNGETPVSALPSRFLGHELLPSPGSFYQDWNFRGNDSNTLPSPLNFATPVVGTGPSFLRDDHHGSGANNNSSTSNNSSGSTASTAATTTNTTATSGTMSTGVPLRMTKRKSPEFGGGGHGESQEDATEAKRLKVEYT is encoded by the exons ATGGGTCGCAGAAAGATTGAGATTAAAGCTATCAAAGACGATCGGAACCGATCAGT GACCTTCCTAAAACGAAAAGGCGGCTTGTTTAAGAAAGCGCACGAGTTATCCGTACTATGCTCCGTTGACGTTGCCGTTTTCATCTTTGGAAACAATAAGAAGTTGTACGAATACTCATCGTCAGATATGCACCAACTTATTGCCAAATACCAATTT CATGGCGTTCCCAACGAACATAAGGGACCTTCGGATTTTAATgggggcgacgacgacgacgacgacgacggtgatGGTACCCCTCCGCGAGGACACGAAGGCTCTGAGCACCAAATGATGCCTCCTCAGTtccacggccatggccacagcCAACCTCCATTCGCTCATATTCGCCATCATACTCCCTCCGCATCACCGCCCGTGCCGAATGGCGGACCATTTCAAGCACACCCAGGCCACCCGGGGCCTAGAGGTTCCACTCCACAACCGCCGATGGGATCACGACCTGGTTCTAGGAATGATATGCGAAGAATGGCGCCTAACAGTATGGTGCCCCAACCTCACGGTGCACATCCTGGAATTGCATATATGCCCACGCCCCCAATTTACCAAGGGCCGAATCAGCCTGGCATGATGGGACCGCAACCGGCCGGACAATATCCCTATGcacctcaacaccaacatcacccgcaccaccatcaccaacaacaacaacaacaacagcagcagcagcagcagcatcagtCTTATGTGGACGATAGGAGACCCTCTGCTCCGCCAGCATATGCTCCGCAACCGCCACCCCATGCTATTCCCGTCGCATCCCGACCTGAGCCATCACCGCCTCACACTGCCAGCCAGCAACAGCCGCTGGCCCCTCAACATCCTGTACCGCAtatttctcctcctccacagCCTGATCGGCGACCTCAAGATCCTCCGCCCCCGCCGCGCGTTGAACCCAAGACCGAACTTTTGGACAGACAGCCATTAGGGTTAAATACTGATATTGCCATCAAGAAGCTGCCGCAAAGAAAGTCACACAGCATATTTACACCCATCGAGGAGAACCGATCTATTCTATCACAACATCTGGCTTCCTTTGCAAGCGAATCTCAAGGTATCAAAACAGAATCGAATCGTTCTCAATCTGTAGATGCCTCATCCCGCGGCGGTCCATCAGCATCCCCACAGCTAAAGCGATCAAGTACGCAAAACAGCCTCGACAAGGCTCGAGCCGCATCTGTTTCGTCAGGGCCAGAAAGCGCATTCACCCCCCCTTCAAGATCAAATAGTCTCAAGATTGGTGGTCCTGGCGGTGGCTCACGACCCAGAGGCCCTCGTCTAACTGTCCAGATTCCCGACGGTGCATCAGAGCCAGGCAGTGCCGGTGGCGAATCAAACTCTCCTCATAACTCAACCATTACACCAactcaagctcctcgacatAACTCGGTCGTTCTTCCACCACCGTCTCCTTCCGCATCGGCTCTTCTCTCCGCCGGTGCCACGGGCCCGCCGAATCCTTTTGCTCGACCGCCACCCCAGCAAAACGTCAACGGTGAGACGCCAGTGTCAGCATTGCCTTCACGATTCCTCGGCCATGAGCTTCTACCGAGCCCTGGTAGCTTTTACCAGGATTGGAATTTTCGTGGAAACGATAGCAACACGTTGCCCAGTCCGCTCAACTTTGCAACGCCTGTTGTGGGCACGGGGCCTAGCTTTCTGAGGGATGACCACCATGGCAGCGGGGCCAACAACAATAGCAGCACAAGTAACAACAGCAGCGGTAGTACAGCATCTACCGCAGCTACTACCACAAATACTACAGCGACAAGTGGCACAATGTCGACTGGTGTCCCACTGAGAATGACGAAACGCAAGAGCCCCGAGTTTGGAGGCGGGGGCCATGGCGAAAGTCAAGAAGATGCAACTGAAGCCAAGAGGCTCAAAGTCGAGTACACATGA